One stretch of Clostridia bacterium DNA includes these proteins:
- a CDS encoding SIS domain-containing protein: protein MKEQSLKMAMESLKIESKAIADIAGYLDTEAFGKAVDALSTCNKVITCASGNSGIAAKKFAHCLCCIERPGFFLSPAEAVHGGLGGLKKEDAMVMVSRGGKTVELLPIIDVCNKKGATLIGITENLDSPLGRNSDIVVPMKIEKESDKYNVMATASFVATVGLFDAMLVAIMEETGYQVEQFGLIHPGGAVGELLNKK from the coding sequence ATGAAAGAACAATCTTTGAAAATGGCAATGGAATCTTTGAAAATTGAGAGTAAAGCAATAGCTGACATAGCAGGATACCTTGATACTGAAGCCTTTGGAAAGGCTGTTGATGCATTAAGCACATGTAACAAGGTTATTACATGCGCAAGCGGTAACTCTGGTATAGCAGCTAAAAAATTTGCGCACTGTCTGTGCTGCATCGAACGCCCTGGATTCTTTTTATCACCTGCAGAAGCAGTTCACGGCGGGCTTGGTGGTCTGAAAAAAGAAGACGCTATGGTCATGGTATCCCGTGGTGGTAAAACAGTCGAGTTATTACCTATCATAGATGTATGTAACAAAAAAGGTGCAACTCTTATAGGGATCACCGAAAATCTTGATTCACCTTTAGGCAGAAACTCTGACATTGTAGTACCCATGAAAATTGAAAAGGAAAGCGACAAGTACAATGTAATGGCAACAGCAAGCTTTGTAGCTACAGTTGGTCTTTTTGATGCTATGTTAGTAGCTATAATGGAAGAGACAGGTTATCAGGTAGAACAGTTTGGGCTTATTCATCCAGGTGGAGCTGTAGGAGAACTTCTAAATAAAAAATAA